From Patescibacteria group bacterium, one genomic window encodes:
- a CDS encoding ComEC/Rec2 family competence protein, with product MYSCISSILGIAIASFLPLPWLTPDLWWFGAIIFCLVILILFFKNKKIMIMALLGLFLFLGIWRYSFSLPANTPDKIWFYNGQEAVITGVVCNEPDIREKNVKYEINALSAETQDFASLREISGKILVTTNLYPAFSYGDELKIKCELKAPEEFSGFAYDRYLARYNIYSVCYHPKIEKIGGGKGNYFYGKIFKLKGRLRDVINYSLPEPEAGLAGAITLGYKKGIGDYWQEKFSQAGLSHIVAISGLHISILAALVMGFSLGIGLPRRKAFWLAGLFLLVYIFLIGLPASAMRAGLMGFLVLWAMNLGRLNKLTNSLVLAAAILLLINPKLLRDDIGFQLSFLAVLGIAYFFPIFRKLAGEKRGAVKIFLDIAGITLSAQVFTLPVIAFNFGQVSLIAPISNLLVLWVLPFLLSAILTGLALGLIWPSLSWLFFFPAFLALKYIMAVADWLTRLPLSYWEIDYLRWGWAGAYYLFVIYLIIFARRYNQSAKTNFS from the coding sequence TTGTATTCGTGTATTTCCTCTATTCTCGGTATTGCCATCGCTTCATTCCTGCCTCTGCCCTGGTTGACACCTGACTTATGGTGGTTTGGAGCAATAATATTTTGTTTGGTAATTTTAATTTTATTTTTTAAAAATAAAAAAATAATGATAATGGCCCTGCTGGGGCTATTTTTATTTTTGGGGATTTGGCGTTATAGCTTTTCCCTGCCAGCCAACACGCCGGATAAAATTTGGTTTTACAACGGGCAGGAGGCGGTGATAACCGGCGTGGTCTGCAATGAGCCGGATATTAGGGAGAAAAATGTGAAATATGAAATTAATGCCTTATCCGCAGAGACGCAAGATTTTGCGTCTCTACGGGAGATTTCCGGGAAAATTTTGGTCACAACGAATTTATATCCGGCTTTTAGTTATGGCGATGAATTAAAAATAAAATGCGAGCTCAAAGCGCCGGAAGAATTTAGCGGTTTCGCTTACGATCGGTATTTGGCCCGTTATAACATTTATTCGGTTTGCTACCATCCGAAGATTGAAAAAATCGGGGGAGGGAAAGGAAATTATTTTTACGGAAAAATTTTTAAATTAAAGGGCAGGCTCCGCGATGTTATTAATTATAGTTTGCCGGAACCGGAGGCCGGGTTGGCCGGAGCCATAACTCTTGGCTACAAAAAAGGCATTGGCGATTATTGGCAAGAAAAATTTTCCCAAGCCGGCTTAAGCCACATCGTTGCCATTTCCGGATTGCACATTAGCATTTTGGCCGCTTTGGTTATGGGTTTTTCCCTGGGAATTGGTTTGCCGCGGCGGAAAGCTTTTTGGCTGGCCGGTTTATTTCTATTGGTTTATATTTTTTTAATCGGTTTGCCAGCCTCGGCGATGCGGGCCGGTTTAATGGGATTTTTAGTGCTTTGGGCCATGAATCTGGGTCGGCTCAATAAGTTAACCAATTCTTTGGTGTTAGCCGCAGCCATTTTGCTTTTAATAAATCCGAAACTCCTGCGGGATGATATTGGCTTCCAGCTTTCTTTTTTGGCGGTCTTGGGCATCGCTTATTTTTTTCCAATTTTTAGAAAATTGGCGGGAGAGAAAAGGGGAGCGGTTAAAATTTTTTTGGATATCGCGGGCATCACTCTTTCGGCCCAAGTTTTTACTTTGCCGGTTATCGCTTTTAATTTCGGCCAGGTTTCTTTAATCGCGCCAATCAGCAATTTGCTGGTTCTCTGGGTTTTGCCATTTTTGTTGTCGGCAATTCTGACCGGCTTGGCCTTGGGCCTAATTTGGCCGAGTTTGAGTTGGCTGTTTTTCTTCCCAGCTTTTTTAGCGCTAAAATATATTATGGCAGTGGCTGATTGGCTCACTCGGTTGCCTTTGTCTTATTGGGAAATTGATTATTTGCGGTGGGGTTGGGCCGGGGCGTATTATTTGTTCGTTATTTACCTAATAATATTTGCTCGTCGTTATAATCAGAGCGCTAAGACTAATTTTAGTTAG
- a CDS encoding acylphosphatase: protein MKHLNIKIHGQVQGVSFRYYSQEKAKELNLAGFARNEADGGVYIEAEGEEEELKKFLKWCQKGPSWARVENTEAEEGKIKNYKEFEIRF, encoded by the coding sequence ATGAAGCATTTGAATATTAAAATTCACGGGCAGGTGCAGGGAGTTAGTTTCCGATATTATTCCCAAGAAAAGGCTAAAGAATTGAATTTGGCCGGTTTTGCGCGCAATGAAGCGGACGGCGGAGTTTATATTGAGGCCGAAGGCGAGGAGGAAGAATTAAAAAAATTTTTAAAGTGGTGCCAAAAAGGCCCTTCTTGGGCCAGAGTGGAAAATACGGAAGCGGAGGAGGGGAAGATTAAAAATTATAAAGAGTTTGAAATTAGATTTTAA
- a CDS encoding DUF333 domain-containing protein, translated as MKKLFIFTILIVSLVLSGCIRQVVKETPDESGAQLANPASQYCLEQGGELEIRENADGQYGVCKFSDGSECEEWAFFRKECQPGDKGEDTSDGSQQINSVLGNDKIKVFNIEDGQTVYSPLAVFGKASAEKDVLTVELRNNNHETLVKETVKIYNSGQTGEMGDYVINKLNFEFNNTKEGFVAVYEEGADGSELNLVEIPVKFDDSDISN; from the coding sequence ATGAAAAAGTTATTTATTTTTACAATTTTAATAGTAAGCTTGGTTTTAAGCGGCTGCATCAGGCAGGTTGTTAAAGAAACTCCGGATGAATCAGGCGCCCAATTAGCCAATCCGGCTTCGCAGTATTGCCTTGAGCAGGGCGGGGAGCTGGAAATCAGGGAAAATGCCGACGGGCAGTACGGAGTCTGCAAATTTAGCGACGGCTCCGAATGCGAAGAATGGGCGTTTTTCAGAAAGGAATGCCAGCCCGGGGATAAAGGCGAGGACACCTCGGATGGTTCGCAACAGATAAATTCAGTATTAGGCAACGACAAGATCAAGGTTTTTAATATAGAAGACGGGCAAACAGTTTATAGCCCTCTTGCTGTTTTTGGAAAAGCGTCAGCTGAAAAAGACGTTTTGACGGTTGAATTGCGAAACAACAACCATGAAACCCTTGTTAAAGAAACGGTTAAAATTTACAATTCCGGGCAAACCGGAGAAATGGGCGATTATGTAATCAATAAGTTGAATTTTGAATTTAATAATACCAAAGAAGGTTTTGTCGCGGTTTATGAAGAAGGCGCGGATGGCTCGGAATTGAATCTAGTGGAAATACCGGTGAAGTTCGACGATTCAGATATTTCAAATTAA
- the rpsG gene encoding 30S ribosomal protein S7 codes for MRGKPAPRRDIDGDAKYNDKNVAKFMNYIMEGGKKTAAEKIVYGCFDFIKEKTKQDPRHVFNKALKRVSPIVEIRGKRVGGANYQVPFQVRGDRRFALGCRWLIEAAKARKGKPMAEKLAAEILEASEGEGAAVKKREMVHRMAEANKAFAHFSR; via the coding sequence ATGCGAGGAAAACCAGCGCCAAGAAGAGATATAGATGGCGATGCCAAATATAACGACAAAAATGTCGCCAAATTCATGAATTACATTATGGAGGGCGGCAAAAAAACCGCAGCCGAGAAAATCGTTTACGGTTGTTTTGATTTTATAAAAGAAAAAACAAAGCAAGATCCGAGGCATGTTTTTAATAAAGCCTTGAAAAGGGTTTCGCCAATAGTGGAAATTCGCGGCAAGAGAGTCGGCGGAGCCAATTATCAGGTGCCTTTCCAGGTCAGAGGCGACCGTCGTTTTGCTTTGGGTTGCCGCTGGCTGATTGAAGCGGCCAAGGCGCGCAAAGGCAAACCCATGGCGGAAAAATTAGCGGCCGAGATTTTGGAAGCTTCCGAGGGCGAAGGCGCGGCCGTAAAGAAACGGGAGATGGTCCACAGGATGGCCGAAGCCAACAAGGCATTCGCGCATTTCTCCCGCTAG
- a CDS encoding four helix bundle protein, whose product MKIQRFEDIIAWQKAGKLTLEIYSIFNSCSDFSFLNQIRRAVISIMNNIAEGFERNTNKEFRNFLFIAKGSCAEARSMLYLGYRLNYINEKQFNKLSFSVIEISKLLSGLIKTL is encoded by the coding sequence ATGAAAATACAAAGATTTGAGGATATTATTGCCTGGCAGAAGGCCGGAAAGCTGACTTTAGAAATATATAGCATTTTTAACAGTTGTTCTGATTTTTCATTTCTTAATCAAATAAGAAGAGCAGTTATCTCCATAATGAATAATATTGCCGAAGGTTTTGAAAGAAATACCAATAAAGAATTCAGGAATTTTTTATTTATCGCCAAGGGCTCATGCGCCGAAGCAAGGTCAATGTTATATCTTGGTTATAGGCTAAATTACATTAATGAAAAACAATTTAATAAATTATCTTTCTCAGTAATAGAGATTTCAAAATTGCTGTCTGGCTTGATAAAAACTTTATAA
- the tuf gene encoding elongation factor Tu, translating to MADKFERSKPHINVGTIGHVDHGKTTLTAAMLKIIASKGLKASQRSVDQIDSAPEEKARGITIATAHVEYESEKRHYAHVDCPGHADYVKNMITGAAQMDGAILVVAATDGPMPQTREHILLARQVGVPYIVVFLNKCDMVEDKELIDLVEEEIRDLLKKYEFPGDKTPIIRGSALKALENPTGPDAEPIVDILKALDEYIPEPTRDVDHPFLMPIEDIFSIEGRGTVVTGRIERGVVKLNDEVEIVGLGETRKTVVTGIEMFNKMLDQGQAGDNAGVLLRGTKKDEVERGQVLAKPGSVTPHTEFEGAVYILTKEEGGRHKPFFKGYKPQFYIRTTDVTGEVELPEGTEMVMPGDTVNLKIKLITPVALEEKLRFAIREGGRTVGAGAVTKIIK from the coding sequence ATGGCAGATAAATTTGAACGCTCAAAACCCCATATCAACGTGGGCACTATCGGCCACGTTGATCATGGCAAGACCACTTTAACGGCGGCGATGCTTAAGATTATCGCCTCCAAGGGATTAAAGGCATCGCAAAGATCGGTTGACCAGATTGATTCGGCTCCGGAAGAAAAGGCGCGCGGCATCACTATTGCCACCGCTCATGTTGAGTATGAATCAGAAAAGCGCCATTATGCGCACGTTGATTGTCCGGGCCATGCCGATTACGTGAAAAATATGATTACCGGCGCCGCCCAGATGGACGGAGCGATTTTGGTTGTGGCCGCGACTGACGGGCCCATGCCCCAAACCAGAGAGCATATTCTTTTGGCTCGGCAGGTAGGAGTTCCTTATATTGTGGTATTTTTAAATAAATGCGACATGGTGGAAGACAAGGAATTGATTGACTTAGTGGAAGAGGAAATTCGCGATTTGTTAAAAAAATATGAATTTCCGGGCGACAAGACCCCGATTATTCGCGGTTCCGCCCTGAAAGCCCTGGAAAATCCAACCGGCCCTGACGCCGAGCCGATTGTGGATATTTTAAAAGCTTTGGACGAATATATTCCTGAGCCGACCAGAGACGTTGACCATCCGTTTTTAATGCCGATTGAAGATATTTTTTCCATTGAAGGCCGCGGCACCGTGGTTACGGGCAGAATTGAAAGGGGTGTTGTAAAATTAAACGACGAAGTGGAAATTGTCGGCCTAGGGGAAACAAGAAAAACCGTAGTTACCGGCATTGAGATGTTTAATAAGATGCTTGACCAAGGTCAGGCTGGCGATAACGCCGGAGTTTTACTTAGAGGCACAAAGAAAGACGAAGTGGAAAGAGGCCAGGTTTTGGCCAAACCGGGTTCGGTTACTCCGCACACCGAGTTTGAAGGGGCGGTGTATATTCTGACCAAAGAAGAAGGCGGCCGCCATAAGCCATTTTTTAAGGGTTATAAGCCGCAATTTTATATCAGGACAACCGATGTGACCGGCGAAGTTGAATTGCCGGAAGGAACGGAGATGGTTATGCCGGGCGATACCGTTAATCTGAAGATAAAATTAATTACTCCGGTCGCTTTGGAAGAAAAATTAAGATTTGCCATTCGGGAAGGCGGACGGACCGTAGGCGCCGGCGCGGTAACAAAAATTATAAAGTAG
- the rpsL gene encoding 30S ribosomal protein S12: MPTINQLLRKGRKKIGKRKKTLALHTNLDTLHRRRKELPKGSPFKQGVCLKVTTTTPKKPNSALRKIARVRLSNGMEVTAYIPGEGHNLQEHSIVLIKGGKTKDLPGVRYKIIRGVYDTQGVEGRKQSRSLYGAKGEKK, from the coding sequence ATGCCGACAATAAATCAATTACTCCGCAAGGGGAGGAAAAAAATCGGAAAAAGAAAGAAAACCTTGGCTTTGCATACCAATCTTGACACACTGCACCGGCGAAGGAAGGAATTGCCCAAAGGATCGCCTTTTAAACAGGGGGTATGTTTAAAAGTGACAACCACCACTCCGAAAAAGCCGAATTCAGCTCTGCGCAAAATTGCCCGCGTCCGCCTTTCCAATGGCATGGAAGTAACGGCTTATATTCCCGGCGAGGGCCATAATTTGCAAGAGCACTCCATAGTTTTAATTAAGGGCGGAAAAACAAAAGATTTGCCGGGTGTTCGCTATAAGATTATCAGAGGAGTTTATGATACGCAGGGGGTGGAAGGCAGAAAACAGTCAAGAAGTTTGTACGGGGCGAAAGGAGAAAAAAAATAA
- a CDS encoding site-2 protease family protein, which yields MLIIFLSIFALIISAVFHEYAHGWAAYKLGDPTAKDLGRLTLNPLAHLDIFGSVILPLLLVFSRSPVFIAWAKPVPFNPYNLRDQKYGELKVAISGPGMNFLLAIFFGLLARFIAPAQLKQELVINFLGGNYEALLGQVQGSLINSIFVLSAIFCFVNLILMVFNLVPIPPLDGSKILSAFLNYDLREKFLRLEPYGIIIILVLLMMGLLSFVSLTVLRLFIAIIGI from the coding sequence ATGTTAATAATATTTCTTTCTATATTTGCTTTAATTATTTCCGCAGTTTTTCATGAATATGCCCATGGCTGGGCAGCTTATAAGCTGGGGGATCCGACCGCCAAAGATTTGGGCAGGCTTACTTTAAACCCCCTCGCCCATTTGGATATTTTTGGTTCGGTAATTTTGCCCCTGCTTTTGGTTTTTTCCAGATCCCCCGTTTTTATAGCCTGGGCCAAACCGGTGCCCTTTAACCCTTATAACTTGAGAGACCAAAAGTATGGAGAGTTAAAAGTGGCCATAAGCGGACCGGGGATGAATTTTCTTCTGGCTATATTCTTCGGCCTCTTGGCAAGGTTTATCGCGCCGGCGCAGCTGAAGCAAGAATTGGTTATAAATTTTCTGGGAGGGAACTATGAGGCGCTATTGGGCCAGGTCCAAGGCTCTTTAATTAACAGCATTTTCGTTTTGTCGGCAATTTTTTGCTTTGTCAATTTGATTCTGATGGTCTTTAATTTGGTGCCGATCCCCCCCCTGGACGGGTCAAAGATATTGTCCGCCTTCTTGAATTATGATTTAAGAGAAAAGTTCCTTAGATTAGAACCTTATGGCATTATCATCATATTAGTCTTACTGATGATGGGATTATTAAGTTTTGTAAGCTTAACGGTTCTTCGGTTATTTATAGCCATAATAGGCATTTAG
- the fusA gene encoding elongation factor G, protein MPRDYSLDKIRNIGIAAHIDAGKTTFTERVLFYTGKKHKIGETHDGAADMDWMDQEKERGITITSAATTCFWKGNKINIIDTPGHVDFTVEVERSMRVLDGAVAVFDGSQGVEPQSETVWRQADKYKVPRLCFINKMDKMGADFYMSLDSIKVRLNPKAVAIQLPIGAEESIRGVIDLISQKAYEFKGVHGEQVVEIPIPEEIKAQVEKYRSEMAERIVECDDKITEKYLNGEEISQEELKEALRKGVISNSIYPVMCGSALKNMGVQLVLEAVNDYLPSPLDVPEIKGMDVRDESKEMPVKADDNESFAGLAFKIATDPFVGRLCFVRVYRGVLEAGSYILNSSTGSKERVGRLVRMHANHREEIKEVYAGDIAAVIGLKNTTTGNTLCDESHPLLLESIVFPEPVIKIAVEPKTKADQEKMGAALKRLAEEDPTFRVETDEETNQTLISGMGELHLDIIVDRMKREFNVEANVGAPQVSYRETIKETAEAQGKYIKQSGGRGQYGDCWLRVEPQPEGVGFEFVDEVKGGVIPREFIPAIGKGVKEAMDQGVVAGYPMVNIKVTVYDGSFHEVDSSEAAFKMAGIFAFKEACRKAKPVLLEPIMKVEVVTPEEYMGNIVGDLNSKRGQIDQLTERGTAKVIMAKVPLAEMFGYATTLRSSSQGRASYTMEFFRYSEVPGNIVETITSRSQR, encoded by the coding sequence ATGCCCAGAGATTATTCTCTAGATAAAATACGAAATATCGGCATTGCCGCCCATATTGACGCCGGGAAAACCACGTTTACGGAACGGGTTCTTTTTTATACCGGCAAAAAGCATAAGATAGGAGAAACTCATGACGGCGCGGCCGACATGGACTGGATGGACCAGGAAAAAGAAAGGGGCATAACCATTACTTCCGCGGCCACGACTTGTTTTTGGAAAGGTAATAAAATAAATATAATTGATACGCCCGGCCACGTTGATTTTACGGTGGAAGTGGAAAGGTCTATGCGGGTTCTGGACGGGGCCGTAGCGGTTTTTGACGGTTCCCAGGGCGTAGAGCCGCAATCGGAAACAGTTTGGAGGCAGGCGGATAAATACAAAGTTCCGCGTCTCTGTTTTATCAATAAGATGGATAAAATGGGCGCGGATTTTTATATGAGTCTTGATTCCATTAAGGTAAGATTGAATCCGAAAGCGGTGGCCATTCAACTTCCGATCGGCGCCGAAGAAAGCATCCGGGGCGTGATTGATTTAATTAGCCAGAAGGCCTATGAATTTAAGGGAGTTCACGGGGAACAAGTGGTTGAGATTCCCATTCCGGAAGAAATAAAAGCGCAGGTGGAAAAATACAGAAGTGAAATGGCGGAAAGAATTGTGGAATGCGATGACAAAATAACGGAAAAATATTTAAACGGAGAAGAAATCAGCCAGGAAGAGCTTAAGGAAGCTTTGAGAAAAGGGGTAATCTCCAATTCTATCTATCCGGTTATGTGCGGGAGCGCTTTAAAAAATATGGGCGTTCAATTGGTTCTTGAAGCGGTTAATGATTATTTGCCTTCCCCCTTGGATGTGCCGGAAATTAAGGGCATGGATGTGCGCGATGAAAGCAAGGAAATGCCGGTAAAGGCGGATGACAACGAATCTTTTGCCGGATTAGCCTTTAAAATAGCCACTGACCCGTTTGTGGGCCGGTTGTGTTTTGTCCGGGTTTATAGGGGAGTTTTGGAGGCCGGTTCTTATATTTTAAATTCTTCTACCGGCAGTAAGGAACGGGTGGGCCGTCTGGTAAGAATGCATGCCAATCATCGGGAGGAAATAAAGGAAGTTTATGCCGGAGACATTGCCGCTGTTATCGGATTAAAAAATACCACTACCGGCAATACCCTTTGCGACGAGAGCCATCCTTTGTTGCTTGAATCCATTGTTTTCCCGGAACCGGTTATAAAAATAGCGGTTGAGCCAAAAACCAAAGCTGACCAGGAAAAAATGGGGGCGGCTTTGAAGAGGTTAGCGGAAGAAGACCCGACTTTCCGGGTGGAAACCGACGAAGAAACAAACCAAACCTTGATTTCCGGCATGGGCGAGCTGCACCTTGACATTATTGTTGATCGGATGAAAAGGGAATTCAACGTTGAAGCTAACGTGGGCGCGCCCCAGGTTTCTTATCGCGAGACAATTAAGGAAACGGCCGAGGCTCAGGGCAAATATATAAAACAGTCCGGCGGACGCGGCCAATACGGCGATTGCTGGTTGCGAGTTGAACCGCAGCCGGAAGGAGTTGGATTTGAATTTGTTGATGAAGTGAAAGGAGGAGTGATTCCGAGGGAATTTATTCCGGCCATAGGCAAAGGGGTGAAAGAAGCTATGGATCAGGGAGTGGTCGCCGGTTACCCGATGGTTAACATAAAAGTTACGGTTTATGACGGTAGTTTCCACGAAGTTGATTCTTCGGAAGCGGCTTTCAAGATGGCGGGAATTTTCGCCTTCAAAGAAGCTTGCCGCAAAGCCAAACCGGTATTGCTTGAACCGATTATGAAAGTGGAAGTGGTAACGCCCGAAGAATATATGGGTAATATTGTCGGCGACCTTAATTCCAAACGCGGCCAGATTGACCAGCTTACGGAAAGAGGCACGGCTAAAGTGATTATGGCCAAAGTGCCTTTGGCGGAAATGTTCGGTTATGCCACCACTTTGCGTTCCTCTAGCCAGGGCCGGGCCAGTTATACGATGGAATTTTTCCGCTATTCCGAAGTGCCGGGCAATATTGTTGAAACCATAACCAGCCGCAGCCAGAGATAA
- the rpmB gene encoding 50S ribosomal protein L28: MAKKCDVCGRGSTKGASRSHSNIKTIKRQHINLQSKRIDGKKMKVCTACIRTMAKNKK; this comes from the coding sequence ATGGCTAAAAAATGCGATGTTTGCGGCCGCGGTTCTACCAAAGGCGCCAGCCGTTCCCACTCTAATATTAAAACCATCAAAAGGCAGCATATAAATTTGCAAAGCAAAAGAATTGACGGCAAAAAAATGAAAGTCTGCACCGCCTGCATAAGAACTATGGCGAAAAATAAAAAGTAG